From Penicillium psychrofluorescens genome assembly, chromosome: 1, one genomic window encodes:
- a CDS encoding uncharacterized protein (ID:PFLUO_001609-T1.cds;~source:funannotate) has product MFDGELRAREARFASVWKTNESIFFLATKLQLYSFALTTEGLEAADDLLSSEKYHEFFAHAYLTAMSLLQSAIKSSAELPYWPEHQSRYILDAALFLLKLVECSYEFVDEAAARNVISQIWQLFRSRSKVEDDRMSRFCAIIEYLSRNRLNKGSPSVKIRSRVASNLIIDSTWRACDRFSETVKAQRPADYTSAAALERSMGFDEQSSLPFLRDIGDWESFFEGLVLQGGIEDEGLLVGD; this is encoded by the coding sequence ATGTTCGACGGGGAGCTGCGTGCACGAGAAGCCCGTTTTGCATCTGTATGGAAAACCAACGAATCCATTTTCTTCCTGGCAACAAAGCTGCAACTATATTCATTCGCACTCACGACTGAGGGGCtcgaggccgccgatgatTTGCTCTCTTCAGAGAAATACCATGAATTTTTCGCCCATGCCTATCTTACAGCAATGAGTCTTTTACAATCCGCCATTAAATCGTCGGCAGAATTGCCTTATTGGCCGGAACATCAATCCAGATATATTCTCGATGCAGCTTTGTTCCTTCTCAAGCTCGTTGAATGTTCCTACGAGTTTGTTGATGAGGCCGCGGCGAGGAATGTCATCAGCCAAATCTGGCAGTTATTCCGCAGTCGGTCAAAGGTGGAGGATGACCGCATGTCCCGATTCTGCGCTATTATCGAATACTTGAGCCGCAATCGCTTGAATAAAGGAAGTCCTTCGGTGAAGATCAGGTCGCGCGTTGCGAGCAATTTGATAATCGACTCGACATGGCGTGCTTGTGATCGATTCAGCGAAACTGTGAAGGCACAACGACCAGCAGACTATACATCAGCTGCTGCTCTCGAGAGGTCTATGGGATTCGACGAGCAATCATCGTTGCCGTTTTTGAGAGATATTGGCGACTGGGAATCTTTCTTTGAGGGTCTGGTTTTGCAAGGAGGGATCGAAGACGAAGGATTGCTTGTAGGAGACTAG
- a CDS encoding uncharacterized protein (ID:PFLUO_001610-T1.cds;~source:funannotate), translating into MSLNLDGVHENGKAPDRVPDQVSTRSPPRERPLVNVQPARLADLQPKYAAQIDHQDDNPDAHSWYSSLIHNIGLCVGFCGAIPCCICCPNPFKPVDQGQVGLVTKFGRFERAVDPGLVKVNPLSEHLTTVDVKIQIVEVPRQTCMTKDNVTLTLTSVIYYEVVSPHVAAFGIANARQALIERTQTTLRHVVGARVLQDVIERREEIAQSTSEIIEEVAAGWGVQVESMLIKDIIFSTDLQDSLSMAAQSKRIGESKVIAARAEVESAKLMRQAADILSSAPAMQIRYLEAMQAMAKSANAKVIFLPGISSNVSAQLAAADSAGEGPSNYGQEQQPDDGFQRAMNARIVEDI; encoded by the exons atgtcTCTCAACCTGGACGGTGTTCATGAAAACGGCAAGGCCCCGGACCGGGTCCCCGACCAGGTGTCCACGCGTTCTCCTCCCCGCGAGCGCCCTCTGGTCAACGTGCAGCCTGCGCGCCTGGCTGATCTGCAGCCCAAGTATGCGGCCCAGATCGACCACCAGGACGACAACCCGGATGCCCACAGCTGGTATTCCTCTCTGA TTCACAACATCGGACTTTGTGTCGGATTCTGCGGCGCCATCccctgctgcatctgctgccCCAACCCCTTCAAGCCCGTGGACCAGGGCCAGGTCGGCCTGGTGACCAAGTTCGGCCGCTTCGAACGCGCCGTCGACCCCGGTCTGGTGAAGGTCAACCCGCTCAGCGAGCACCTCACCACCGTGGACGTCAAGATCCAGATCGTCGAGGTGCCGCGCCAGACCTGCATGACCAAGGACAATGTCACTCTCACCCTGACCTCGGTGATCTACTACGAGGTGGTGTCGCCGCACGTGGCGGCGTTCGGCATCGCCAACGCGCGCCAGGCCCTCATCGAGCGCACCCAGACCACCCTGCGCCATGTGGTCGGCGCCCGCGTGCTGCAGGACGTCATCGAGCGCCGCGAGGAAATCGCCCAGTCCACCTCggagatcatcgaggaggtCGCCGCCGGGTGGGGTGTGCAGGTCGAGTCCATGCTGATCAAGGATATCATCTTCAGCACCGACCTGCAGGACTCGCTGTCCATGGCCGCGCAGTCCAAGCGGATCGGTGAAAGCAAGGTCATTGCCGCGCGCGCCGAGGTCGAGTCCGCCAAGCTGATGCGCCAGGCTGCCGACATTCTGTCCTCGGCCCCGGCCATGCAGATCCGGTACTTGGAGGCCATGCAGGCCATGGCCAAGTCAGCGAATGCGAAGGTGATTTTCTTGCCGGGCATTAGCTCCAATGTCTCGGCGCAGCTGGCCGCCGCGGATAGTGCGGGCGAGGGGCCGAGCAATTACGGCCAAGAGCAGCAGCCAGATGATGGATTCCAGCGTGCGATGAATGCACGCATTGTTGAGGACATCTAG
- a CDS encoding uncharacterized protein (ID:PFLUO_001612-T1.cds;~source:funannotate), translated as MIKTDSDNSPLKTPGGGFSFAHEDSTIPDDFDTHSHTSSRDPGSTQPAGDPIAASENLDHQRDEDASGGDPSNFENRDDKPAWTEMKTKAGKERKRLPLACIACRRKKIRCSGEKPACQHCTRSRIPCVYKVTTRKAAPRTDYMAMLDKRLKRMEERVIKTIPKDEARDMASIGRSVVKPSMVAQTSKAQKKRSADEAFTAEMEEWTRGDRPPHEAFPMNREPKSSDGSGLLTEGAEFLPSLEIQEHLAEAFFDCVYGQSYLLLHKPSFMRRLKAGTVPPVLILAVCAVSARFSTHPQLSSDPPFLRGENWANPAAAIALSRHDEPNITILTVFLLLGLHEFGTCHGGRSWSFGGQALRMAYALQLHRELDVDPLLGQSNGSSAQLSFTDREIRRRTMWACFLMDRYNSSGSQRPPIGNEKFLQIQLPIKETHFQMEIPGPTEDLDGDVLNPAQENAGQLSNAKDNMGVSAYIIRAIVIWGRIVDYLNLGGKRKDQHPLWHPESGYSLLKRQIDEFSASLPSSMAFTYENLQIHAAEKIANQFLFLHIINHQNSLFLNQFAIPLLPGGRPPRDMPKAFLSNAGRAAVEAAHNISVLFDRASAYPLTVPFAGYCAYSASTVHIWGIFSKNVQLEARSKENLRHTYRYLNKMKKYWGMFHYMVESAKDRYRQFADAAIKGSVATQNGTSPAPMFQYGDWFDKYPHGVSRLHWEDPDTRHKESGEDAVMGQKPDLQSVEDFFASLSPTPQPSVPRRSRSRKNSKLPDGVSGLDQTSPPQPMMDMTMGSTFPQPSLFSQNRGMSFGQAPFDFSIPPDQLPQLDRQFVYGSFDFDPTSFVTNTNSPIPPVNGADAQQTADDALFSGQLDANAPAGTGEYYQPSAWFLPFNLDPVGNGDGPTGLTPGSTTAQGVAGPGSAAPPFGAGGMPLSAYDLGLGGPEMNPEGRR; from the coding sequence ATGATCAAGACCGACTCCGACAATTCGCCCTTGAAGACCCCGGGCGGCGGCTTCAGCTTCGCCCACGAGGACTCGACGATTCCCGACGACTTTGATACTCACAGCCATACAAGTTCCCGCGATCCCGGCAGCACCCAACCCGCCGGCGACCCGATCGCGGCGTCGGAGAATCTCGACCACCAGCGAGACGAGGACGCTAGCGGCGGCGATCCGTCAAACTTCGAGAACAGAGATGACAAGCCAGCGTGGACCGAGATGAAGACCAAGGcaggaaaagagaggaagCGCCTCCCGCTGGCGTGCATCGCCTGTCGCCGAAAGAAGATCCGCTGCTCAGGCGAGAAGCCCGCCTGCCAACACTGCACGCGCTCACGCATCCCATGTGTCTATAAGGTGACCACGAGGAAGGCGGCTCCGCGCACGGACTACATGGCCATGCTGGACAAACGGCTGAAGAGAATGGAGGAGCGCGTGATCAAGACCATTCCCAAGGATGAGGCGAGGGATATGGCCTCCATCGGCCGCTCGGTGGTGAAACCGTCAATGGTTGCTCAGACGtccaaggcccagaagaaACGCAGCGCGGATGAGGCCTTCACTGCTGAAATGGAGGAATGGACTCGTGGGGACCGCCCGCCTCATGAAGCCTTTCCGATGAATCGCGAGCCCAAGTCGAGCGATGGAAGTGGGCTATTGACGGAGGGTGCGGAGTTTCTCCCTTCTCTTGAAATCCAGGAGCATCTCGCGGAAGCGTTTTTCGATTGCGTGTATGGGCAGTCGTACCTCCTCCTACACAAACCTAGCTTCATGCGGCGACTGAAGGCGGGTACAGTGCCCCCTGTCCTGATCCTTGCAGTCTGTGCCGTGTCAGCCCGATTCTCAACCCACCCGCAGCTCAGTTCAGACCCTCCTTTTCTGCGGGGAGAGAATTGGGCCAATCCCGCGGCGGCGATCGCCCTCAGCCGACATGACGAGCCTAACATTACCATCTTAACTGTCTTTCTACTCCTTGGGCTTCACGAGTTTGGAACCTGTCACGGTGGACGAAGTTGGTCCTTTGGCGGGCAAGCGTTGCGGATGGCGTACGCCCTGCAGCTCCATCGAGAGCTCGACGTTGACCCTCTCCTTGGCCAAAGCAATGGCTCGAGCGCTCAGTTGAGCTTCACAGATCGAGAGATTCGGCGACGAACTATGTGGGCCTGTTTCCTGATGGACCGGTACAATTCGTCGGGCAGCCAGCGTCCACCGATTGGGAACGAAAAATTCTTGCAGATCCAATTGCCCATCAAGGAAACTCATTTCCAGATGGAAATCCCCGGTCCCACAGAAGACCTGGATGGAGATGTCCTCAATCCTGCGCAGGAGAATGCGGGTCAGCTATCCAACGCCAAGGACAACATGGGCGTGTCTGCGTACATCATTCGTGCCATTGTCATCTGGGGCCGCATCGTCGACTACTTGAACCTTGGAGGCAAGCGGAAAGACCAGCATCCCCTCTGGCATCCCGAATCCGGCTACTCGCTCCTCAAACGGCAAATCGACGAGTTTTCTGCCTCGCTTCCGAGCTCGATGGCGTTCACCTACGAGAATCTCCAGATCCACGCAGCCGAGAAGATTGCGAACCAGTTCCTATTCTTGCACATCATCAATCATCAAAATtcgctcttcctcaaccAGTTTGCCATCCCTCTGTTGCCCGGGGGTCGTCCGCCTCGAGACATGCCCAAAGCTTTCCTCAGCAACGCGGGTCGAGCGGCGGTAGAGGCAGCCCATAACATTTCGGTGCTCTTCGACCGTGCCTCTGCATATCCTCTCACGGTTCCCTTCGCCGGATACTGCGCCTACTCGGCCAGTACTGTGCACATCTGGGGTATTTTCTCAAAGAATGTGCAGCTTGAAGCTCGATCGAAGGAAAATCTCCGCCACACCTACCGTTACCTGaacaagatgaagaaatACTGGGGCATGTTCCACTACATGGTGGAAAGTGCCAAAGATCGGTATCGACAGTTCGCCGATGCTGCTATCAAGGGGTCCGTGGCCACGCAAAACGGCACTTCCCCCGCGCCCATGTTCCAATATGGCGATTGGTTTGACAAGTATCCTCACGGGGTATCGCGACTACACTGGGAGGATCCCGACACGCGGCACAAGGAGTCGGGTGAGGACGCAGTCATGGGCCAGAAGCCTGACCTGCAGAGCGTCGAAGATTTCTTCGCCAGTTTATCACCGACCCCCCAACCCAGCGTGCCTCGCCGCTCACGCTCGCGCAAGAACAGCAAACTCCCCGACGGGGTATCAGGCCTCGACCAAACATCGCCTCCTCAGCCGATGATGGACATGACCATGGGCAGCACATTCCCGCAACCAtccctcttctcccagaACCGGGGCATGTCATTCGGCCAAGCGCCCTTTGATTTCAGCATCCCGCCGGACCAATTGCCCCAGCTGGATCGACAGTTCGTGTACGGCTCCTTCGACTTCGACCCAACCTCCTTCGTCACAAACACCAACTCCCCTATCCCGCCCGTCAACGGCGCTGATGCCCAGCAAACAGCAGACGATGCCCTGTTTTCGGGCCAGTTGGACGCGAACGCTCCAGCTGGCACAGGCGAGTACTATCAACCTAGTGCCTGGTTCTTACCGTTCAACCTCGACCCCGTCGGTAATGGTGATGGTCCCACGGGTCTGACACCCGGGTCTACGACCGCCCAAGGCGTAGCAGGACCGGGCTCGGCTGCGCCACCCTTTGGAGCGGGCGGTATGCCGCTGAGTGCATACGACTTGGGTCTGGGGGGACCGGAGATGAACCCGGAGGGCCGACGTTAG
- a CDS encoding uncharacterized protein (ID:PFLUO_001613-T1.cds;~source:funannotate) gives MVSTRHHPREFPSPESATAKPLIKSPVKAPATTTAGTSRKWVHTPSAAVTIWLALSVPLVIWDAGYVLLRPHSMPGGRLHSPIWSPYALYGSIDYIYGWPAFNARNGFTAAQTVLNIVETLGYLYYLWVVYVHGSAVVSRGHTKMTKGLHWLLMGDKVVAGPTGAMALLVAYTASVMTLSKTILYWLNEFFSGFDNIGHNDAFTLFFMWIIPNGLWIVFPTYNIYVLGAEILNSLELATPRGRPGRPKTS, from the exons ATGGTCTCCACGCGACATCATCCCCGCGAGTTTCCCTCGCCCGAAAGCGCCACTGCTAAACCGCTGATCAAGTCGCCCGTCAAAGCGCCCGCGACCACAACAGCTGGCACCTCGCGCAAATGGGTACACACCCCATCCGCCGCCGTCACCATCTGGCTGGCTCTCTCCGTGCCGCTGGTCATCTGGGACGCGGGCTATGTGCTGTTGCGCCCGCATAGTATGCCGGGGGGTCGTCTGCACTCGCCCATCTGGTCCCCCTACGCGCTGTACGGCTCCATCGACTACATCTACGGCTGGCCCGCCTTCAACGCGCGCAATGGATTCACCGCCGCGCAGACGGTCCTTAACATCGTCGAGACCCTCGGCTACCTTTACTACCTGTGGGTCGTCTACGTGCATGGCTCCGCGGTCGTCAGTCGCGGGCACACCAAGATGACCAAGGGCCTCCACTGGCTGTTGATGGGCGACAAGGTGGTCGCCGGCCCCACCGGCGCCATGGCGCTCCTGGTCGCGTACACGGCGTCAGTCATGACCCTCAGCAAGACCATTCTCTACT GGCTGAATGAGTTCTTTTCGGGCTTTGACAACATCGGACATAACGACGCGTTCACTCTGTTCTTCATGTGGATCATTCCCAA TGGTCTGTGGATCGTCTTCCCGACTTACAACATATACGTGCTCGGCGCGGAGATTCTGAATTCGCTGGAGCTTGCGACGCCCCGTGGCCGACCGGGCCGCCCCAAGACTTCGTGA
- a CDS encoding uncharacterized protein (ID:PFLUO_001614-T1.cds;~source:funannotate): MDASQEALDRRARIRDNQRKSRARKQEYIQELEHQVAQCKQQAQQSDIDHRITVQKLQAENRRLKDRLTSLGFSPASIEQCLQQDDPAPVLDRKIAIPALPRSPPPASPTSSATEPSASKTGHDDTLQKPKDPSLCRCLLTGQDVDTLPSDQDRLDSTLCSIAEELIHQYNTRGTDLDEIRRHLSAGFRKGMAGDGCSVRNHVLFQVLDEISNVI, from the exons ATGGACGCCAGTCAAGAG GCTCTTGATCGACGGGCTCGTATTCGGGACAACCAGCGCAAGAGCCGTGCCCGCAAGCAGGAGTACATCCAGGAACTCGAGCACCAGGTCGCCCAGTGCAAGCAACAGGCCCAGCAGAGCGATATTGACCACCGGATCACCGTCCAGAAACTTCAAGCCGAGAATCGCCGGCTCAAAGACCGGTTGACCTCGCTGGGCTTCTCGCCGGCCTCGATCGAGCAATGTCTGCAGCAAGACGATCCCGCTCCGGTCCTGGATCGGAAAATTGCAATCCCTGCTCTACCGCGATCACCACCCCCTGCTAGCCCGACGTCATCGGCTACAGAGCCAAGTGCCAGCAAGACCGGCCATGACGATACTCTCCAAAAGCCCAAGGACCCGTCGTTGTGCAGATGCCTCCTCACAGGGCAAGACGTCGATACCCTGCCCTCCGATCAGGACCGGCTGGATTCGACTCTATGCAGCATTGCCGAAGAGTTGATTCACCAGTACAACACCCGCGGCACCGAtctcgacgagatccgccGCCATCTGTCTGCTGGCTTCCGGAAGGGCATGGCCGGCGATGGCTGCAGCGTGAGGAATCACGTCCTCTTCCAGGTGCTCGATGAAATCAGCAACGTTATCTGA
- a CDS encoding uncharacterized protein (ID:PFLUO_001615-T1.cds;~source:funannotate), whose translation MSNKEDTSCSLAQQQHETDLEDAAPHHPKPGPTSAFHQLGLLDRFLAVWIFLAMAVGIILGNFAPGTGPALQKGQFVGVSVPIAVGLLVMMYPILCKVRFETLHRTFRAKTLWIQIGFSLVMNWVVAPLFMLGLAWAFLPDEQGLREGLILVGVARCIAMVLIWTGLAGGDGEYCAILVAINSMLQMVLFAPLAILFIRVIGGSDQAADSIDYSLAAKSVAVFLGIPLGAAIVTRFTLRGLVGRDWYEQRFLAWIGPLSLIGLLFTILVLFASQGEHVVHQIVSVVRVAAPLIVYFAVIFLVTVLLTRRCGFGYELSCTQSFTAASNNFELAIAVAIATFGVNSDQALAATVGPLVEVPVLLGLVYVVKWIGRRHPW comes from the exons ATGTCGAATAAGGAAGACACCAGCTGCTCGCtagcccagcagcagcatgaGACCGACCTGGAAGATGCGGCACCGCATCATCCAAAACCTGGCCCAACATCGGCTTTCCACCAGCTGGGCCTCCTCGATCGATTCCTGGCCGtctggatcttcctcgccatggccgttgGCATTATCCTAGGGAACTTCGCCCCGGGTACCGGTCCAGCGCTACAAAAGGGACAGTTTGTTGGTGTCTCCGTGCCTATCG CGGTTGGTCTTTTGGTGATGATGTATCCCATTCTCTGCAAAGTGCGGTTCGAGACCTTGCACCGCACATTCCGCGCGAAGACGCTCTGGATCCAGATTGGGTTCAGTTTGGTGATGAACTGGGTCGTGGCTCCGTTGTTCATG CTGGGGTTGGCGTGGGCATTCCTGCCCGACGAACAGGGTCTGAGAGAAGGTCTGATACTGGTAGGCGTCGCGCGGTGCATCGCCATG GTTCTCATTTGGACGGGGTTGGCAGGTGGAGACGGAGAATACTGCGCCATCCTCGTAGCTATCAACTCCATGCTGCAGATGGTGCTGTTTGCACCGCTGGCCATCTTGTTCATCCGCGTGATTGGCGGATCAGACCAAGCGGCCGACTCGATTGATTATTCTCTCGCCGCCAAGAGCGTGGCCGTCTTCCTGGGCATCCCTCTCGGTGCCGCTATTGTGACGCGCTTCACGCTGCGCGGACTGGTGGGTAGGGACTGGTACGAGCAAAGATTCCTCGCGTGGATCGGCCCGCTGTCCCTGATCGGTCTGCTATTCACCATCCTCGTGCTCTTCGCATCTCAGGGCGAGCATGTCGTGCATCAGATCGTGTCGGTGGTTCGCGTTGCTGCGCCACTGATCGTGTACTTTGCCGTCATTTTCCTGGTGACGGTGTTGCTAACGCGCCGGTGCGGCTTTGGGTATGAACTGTCCTGTACGCAGAGCTTCACAGCAGCGAGCAACAATTTTGAGCTGGCCATTGCGGTGGCCATCGCCACGTTCGGGGTGAATAGCGATCAagcgctggcggcgacggtcGGGCCGTTGGTGGAagtgccggtgctgctggggTTGGTGTATGTAGTCAAGTGGATCGGTAGACGACACCCATGGTAG
- a CDS encoding uncharacterized protein (ID:PFLUO_001616-T1.cds;~source:funannotate): protein MKLGWLELAALTASVASAKELAYSPPYYPSPWMDGQGDWADAHERAVEFVSGLTLAEKVNLTTGSGWEQERCVGETGGIPRLGMWGWCMQDSPLGVRDSDYNSGFPAGVNVAATWDKTLAYLRGKAMGEEHRDKGVDVQLGPVAGPLGKNPDGGRVWEGFAPDPVLTGQMFAETIKGIQDAGVIACAKHYILNEQEHFRQSSEAQGYGYDIDQSVSSNLDDKTMHELYLWPFVDAIRAGVGSVMCSYNQINNSYACSNSYTLNKLLKGELGFQGFVMSDWGAHHSGVGDALAGLDMSMPGDVLLGSPYSYWGTNLTIAVLNGTIPEWRIDDMATRIMAAYYKVGRDQIRTPPNFSSWTRDVYGYEHFIVNENYIKLNERVNVQGDHANVIRKIGSDSMVLLKNNGALPLTHDEKFVAILGEDAGSNPYGANGCSDRGCDDGTLAMGWGSGSANFPYLITPEQAIQNEVIFSSQGKGDVFSVTDNWALDQMAATAAQADVSLVFVNADSGEGYINVDGNEGDRKNMTLWGNGEEVIKTAAENCNNVVVIMHTPNAVLIGDWAHNPNITAILWAGLPGQESGRSLVDVLYGRVNPGGKTPFTWGKSREAYGPPILTEPNNGKGAPQDDFTDGLYIDYRHFDKYDYQPIYEFGYGLSYSSFSFSDLEVTPLNGGSYSATTGMTKKAPVLGKIGQASDYLFPKSIKRITQYLYPYLNSTNLRESSGDPDYGMPSKDYVPAGASDGSPQELLPASGSSGGNPGLFEDLFRITATITNTGKVAGDEVPQLYISLGGKDDPVRQLRAFDRLSIQPGQKIKWSTTLNRRDLSNWDTNSQNWLISKATKKVYVGNSSRKLPLSATLPTVQ, encoded by the exons ATGAAGCTCGGGTGGCTCGAGTTGGCCGCTCTGACGGCCTCGGTCGCCAGTGCCAAG GAATTGGCCTATTCTCCCCCATACTATCCCTCGCCATGGATGGACGGCCAGGGCGACTGGGCCGACGCCCACGAGCGCGCCGTCGAATTCGTGTCCGGCTTGACCCTCGCGGAAAAGGTCAACCTGACCACTGGCTCCGGTTGGGAACAGGAACGCTGCGTCGGCGAGACCGGTGGCATTCCCCG ACTAGGCATGTGGGGCTGGTGTATGCAGGACTCGCCGCTGGGTGTTCGTGATT CCGACTACAACTCGGGATTCCCCGCCGGGGTCAATGTCGCCGCCACCTGGGACAAGACCCTCGCCTACCTGCGTGGTAAGGCCATGGGCGAGGAGCACCGCGACAAGGGTGTGGATGTGCAATTGGGCCCCGTGGCTGGCCCGCTGGGCAAGAACCCGGACGGCGGTCGTGTTTGGGAAGGATTCGCCCCGGACCCCGTCTTGACCGGTCAGATGTTCGCCGAAACCATCAAGGGTATTCAGGATGCTGGTGTCATTGCCTGTGCCAAGCATTACATTCTCAACGAGCAGGAACATTTCCGCCAGTCGAGCGAGGCGCAGGGCTATGGCTATGACATCGACCAGAGTGTCAGCTCCAACCTCGACGACAAGACGATGCACGAGTTGTATCTCTGGCCCTTTGTCGATGCGATCCGTGCCGGAGTCGGCTCCGTCATGTGCTCGTACAACCAGATCAACAACAGCTATGCCTGCTCCAACAGCTACACGCTCAAcaagctgctcaagggcgAACTGGGTTTCCAGGGCTTCGTCATGAGTGACTGGGGTGCGCACCACAGTGGTGTGGGCGATGCTCTGGCCGGTCTGGATATGTCGATGCCCGGTGATGTGCTTCTCGGCAGCCCGTACTCCTACTGGGGCACTAACCTGACCATTGCGGTGCTGAACGGCACCATCCCCGAGTGGCGCATTGACGATATGGCCACCcgcatcatggccgcctACTACAAGGTCGGCCGCGATCAAATCCGCACTCCGCCCAACTTCAGCTCCTGGACCCGCGACGTGTATGGCTACGAGCACTTCATCGTGAACGAGAATTACATCAAGCTCAACGAACGAGTCAACGTTCAAGGTGACCACGCCAACGTGATTCGCAAGATCGGCTCGGACAGCATGGTCCTGCTGAAGAACAATGGCGCGTTGCCCTTGACCCATGATGAGAAGTTTGTTGCCATTCTGGGCGAGGACGCTGGATCCAACCCCTATGGTGCCAATGGCTGCTCTGACCGCGGTTGCGACGACGGAACCCTGGCTATGGGCTGGGGCAGTGGCTCTGCCAACTTCCCCTACCTGATCACGCCGGAGCAGGCCATCCAGAACGAAGTGATCTTCAGCAGCCAGGGCAAGGGCGATGTCTTTTCCGTCACTGACAACTGGGCCCTGGATCAGATGGCTGCGACCGCCGCCCAGGCTGATGTCTCCCTGGTGTTTGTGAACGCCGATTCCGGCGAGGGCTACATCAATGTCGATGGCAACGAAGGTGACCGCAAGAACATGACCCTGTGGGGGAACGGCGAAGAGGTCATCAAGACTGCCGCCGAGAACTGCAACAACGTCGTTGTTATCATGCACACCCCGAACGCCGTGCTGATTGGCGATTGGGCTcacaaccccaacatcaCCGCCATTCTGTGGGCTGGTCTTCCCGGTCAGGAGAGTGGCCGCAGTCTGGTTGATGTCCTGTATGGCCGCGTCAACCCTGGTGGCAAGACCCCGTTCACCTGGGGCAAGTCTCGCGAGGCCTATGGTCCTCCCATCCTCACTGAGCCCAACAACGGCAAGGGCGCTCCCCAGGACGACTTCACCGACGGTCTCTACATTGACTACCGCCACTTCGACAAGTATGACTACCAGCCCATCTACGAGTTTGGTTACGGTCTGAGCtactcctccttctccttctcggaTCTGGAGGTCACTCCTCTGAACGGCGGCAGCTACAGTGCCACCACCGGCATGACCAAGAAGGCTCCTGTCCTCGGCAAGATCGGCCAGGCTTCGGACTACTTGTTCCCCAAGAGCATCAAGCGTATCACCCAGTACCTGTACCCGTACCTCAACTCCACCAACCTGCGCGAGTCGTCCGGCGATCCGGACTACGGCATGCCGAGCAAGGACTACGTCCCCGCCGGTGCCTCCGACGGCTCTCCCCAGGAGCTGCTGCCCGCCAGCGGCTCCTCCGGCGGCAACCCCGGTCTGTTCGAGGACCTCTTCCGCATCACCGCGaccatcaccaacaccgGCAAGGTCGCCGGCGACGAGGTTCCCCAGCTGTACATCTCTCTCGGCGGCAAGGACGACCCCGTCCGCCAGTTGCGTGCGTTTGACCGCCTCTCTATCCAGCCCGGCCAGAAGATCAAGTGGTCGACCACCCTCAACCGCCGCGATCTCTCCAACTGGGACACAAACTCCCAGAACTGGCTCATCAGCAAGGCGACCAAGAAGGTGTACGTTGGCAACTCCTCGCGCAAGCTGCCCCTGTCTGCTACTCTGCCTACGGTCCAGTAg